One window from the genome of Toxotes jaculatrix isolate fToxJac2 chromosome 17, fToxJac2.pri, whole genome shotgun sequence encodes:
- the akt1 gene encoding RAC-alpha serine/threonine-protein kinase yields MTSVVIVKEGWLHKRGEYIKTWRPRYFLLKSDGTFIGYKERPQDVDQLETPLNNFSVAQCQLMKTERPKPNTFIIRCLQWTTVIERTFHVETPEEREEWTKAIQAVAEGLQKQEEEMMDSSPDPMDMEVYLTKPRHKVTMHDFEYLKLLGKGTFGKVILVKEKATGRYYAMKILKKEVIVAKDEVAHTLTENRVLQNSKHPFLTGLKYSFQTHDRLCFVMEYANGGELFFHLSRDRVFSEERARFYGAEIVSALDYLHAERNVVYRDLKLENLMLDKDGHIKITDFGLCKEGIKDGATMKTFCGTPEYLAPEVLEDNDYGRAVDWWGLGVVMYEMMCGRLPFYNQDHEKLFELILMEDIRFPRTLGPEARSLLSGLLKKDPMQRLGGGPDDAKEIMQHKFFAGIEWQDVYEKKLVPPFKPQVTSETDTRYFDEEFTAQTITITPPGQDDSMESFDSERRPHFPQFSYSASGTA; encoded by the exons GAGAATACATCAAGACCTGGAGGCCAAGGTATTTTCTCCTGAAGAGTGATGGTACATTCATTGGCTACAAAGAGCGACCGCAAGATGTTGACCAGCTGGAAACCCCCTTAAATAACTTCTCCGTAGCAC AGTGCCAGCTGATGAAGACGGAACGGCCCAAGCCCAACACATTTATCATCCGCTGCCTGCAGTGGACCACTGTCATCGAGCGCACCTTCCACGTGGAGACCCCCGAGGAGAG GGAAGAATGGACTAAAGCCATCCAGGCAGTGGCTGAAGGCCTGCAGaaacaagaggaggagatgatggaCTCCTCTCCGGACCCCATGGACATGGAGGTTTACCTAACCAAACCCAGACACAAAGTG ACTATGCACGACTTTGAATACCTCAAACTCCTGGGAAAAGGCACTTTTGGCAAAGTTATCCTGGTAAAGGAGAAGGCCACAGGACGCTACTACGCCATGAAGATCCTCAAGAAGGAGGTGATCGTAGCAAAA gatgaagtggcgcacacactcacagagaacaGAGTCCTCCAGAATTCAAAGCATCCGTTCTTGACA ggACTGAAATACTCCTTCCAGACACATGACCGCCTGTGCTTTGTCATGGAGTATGCAAATGGTGGTGAG CTTTTCTTCCATCTGTCAAGGGATAGGGTATTCTCAGAGGAGCGGGCACGGTTCTACGGTGCAGAGATAGTGTCGGCGCTGGACTACCTTCATGCTGAAAGAAACGTGGTCTATCGAGATCTAAAG ctGGAAAACCTCATGCTGGACAAAGACGGACACATAAAGATCACAGATTTTGGCCTTTGTAAAGAGGGGATCAAAGATGGTGCCACCATGAAGACGTTCTGCGGGACGCCAGAGTACCTCGCACCTGAG GTGCTAGAAGACAATGACTATGGCCGCGCTGTGGATTGGTGGGGTCTGGGAGTGGTGATGTACGAGATGATGTGCGGCAGATTGCCTTTCTACAACCAGGACCACGAGAAACTGTTTGAGCTCATCCTTATGGAAGACATCCGCTTCCCCCGGACACTTGGTCCTGAGGCACGCTCGCTGCTCTCTGGCCTTCTCAAGAAAGACCCAATGCAGAG GTTAGGTGGAGGGCCTGACGACGCCAAGGAAATCATGCAGCACAAGTTCTTCGCAGGAATTGAATGGCAAGATGTTTATGAGAAGAAG CTGGTCCCGCCGTTTAAGCCCCAAGTTACCTCGGAGACAGACACGCGATATTTCGACGAGGAGTTCACAGCGCAGACCATCACTATTACACCACCCGGACAAG ATGACAGTATGGAGTCCTTCGACAGCGAGCGGAGACCCCACTTCCCCCAGTTCTCCTACTCTGCCAGTGGGACGGCCTAA